One window of Syngnathus acus chromosome 16, fSynAcu1.2, whole genome shotgun sequence genomic DNA carries:
- the has2 gene encoding hyaluronan synthase 2 — protein sequence MSGQRVLTYLRIFGTTMFGVSLLVGISTAYIMGYQFFTTAHNHLSFGLYGAILVIHLLIQSIFALLEHRNMKRSLETPIKLNKSLALCIAAYQEDPNYLRKCLVSVKRLTYPGIKVILVVDGNSEDDLYMMEIFKEIMGWDKVATYVWRSNFHSRGPEETDESYADSLQQVSRLVLNNKCVCVMQKWGGKREVMYTAFKALGRSVDYVQVCDSDTMLDPASSVEMVKVLEEDPMVGGVGGDVQILNKYESWISFLSSVRYWMAFNIERACQSYFGCVQCISGPLGMYRNSLLHEFLEDWYNQTFMGSHCSFGDDRHLTNRVLSLGYATKYTARSKCLTETPITYLRWLNQQTRWSKSYFREWLYNSMWFHKHHLWMTYEAVITGFFPFFLIATAIQLFYQGRLWNILLFLLIVQAVALIKSTFASCLRGNIVMVFMSFYSVLYMSSLLPAKMFAIATINKSGWGTSGRKTIVVNFIGLIPISVWFTILFIGFIYTTILQTKNTFPESEILILIIGAVVYASYWVILLTLYAVLINKCGKRKKETHYDMVLDV from the exons ATGAGTGGTCAACGAGTCCTCACCTATCTGCGGATATTTGGGACCACAATGTTTGGTGTTTCACTCCTGGTGGGCATCTCCACAGCATACATCATGGGCTACCAGTTCTTCACCACTGCCCACAATCATCTGTCTTTTGGACTGTACGGGGCCATCTTGGTTATCCATCTCCTTATCCAGAGCATCTTTGCACTCTTAGAACACCGAAATATGAAGCGGTCCTTAGAGACGCCAATTAAACTGAATAAATCTTTAGCCCTATGCATTGCAGCATATCAAGAGGATCCAAACTACCTGAGGAAATGCCTGGTGTCAGTAAAGAGGCTGACGTACCCTGGAATCAAAGTCATCTTGGTGGTCGATGGGAACTCAGAGGATGACTTGTATATGATGGAAATTTTCAAAGAAATCATGGGATGGGACAAAGTTGCCACGTATGTGTGGAGGAGTAACTTTCACAGCAGGGGGCCAGAGGAGACAGATGAGAGCTACGCTGACAGCCTTCAGCAAGTCTCTAGACTGGTCTTAAacaacaagtgtgtgtgtgtcatgcaGAAATGGGGAGGCAAGAGAGAAGTCATGTACACAGCCTTTAAAGCGCTTGGAAGGAGCGTTGACTATGTACAG GTGTGTGACTCTGACACTATGCTGGATCCAGCATCATCAGTGGAGATGGTAAAGGTTCTTGAAGAAGACCCTATGGTGGGTGGTGTTGGAGGTGATGTGCAG ATTCTAAACAAATATGAGTCGTGGATCTCCTTCCTGAGTAGCGTCCGGTACTGGATGGCTTTCAACATTGAGCGGGCTTGCCAGTCTTACTTTGGCTGTGTACAATGTATCAGCGGACCATTAGGAATGTATCGAAACTCACTCCTGCACGAGTTCCTTGAGGACTGGTACAATCAGACCTTCATGGGATCCCACTGCAGTTTTGGGGATGACCGCCACCTTACAAACAGAGTTCTGAGTCTTGGGTATGCAACCAAGTACACTGCACGGTCCAAGTGCCTAACAGAGACACCGATCACATACTTGCGGTGGCTCAATCAACAGACTAGGTGGAGTAAGTCCTATTTCCGGGAATGGCTCTACAATTCCATGTGGTTCCACAAACATCATCTTTGGATGACCTATGAGGCTGTGATTACTGGGTTCTTCCCATTTTTTCTCATTGCCACCGCCATCCAACTCTTCTACCAAGGAAGACTTTggaatattttattgtttcttcTTATTGTCCAGGCAGTGGCACTGATCAAATCGACATTCGCCAGCTGCCTCAGAGGCAACATTGTGATGGTGTTTATGTCCTTTTATTCTGTACTGTACATGTCCAGCCTGTTGCCAGccaaaatgtttgcaataGCAACAATCAACAAATCTGGATGGGGCACCTCTGGGAGGAAAACAATCGTGGTGAACTTCATTGGTCTCATTCCGATATCAGTTTGGTTCACCATCCTCTTCATTGGGTTCATATACACTACAATCCTGCAGACTAAAAATACCTTTCCTGAATCAGAAATCCTCATTCTGATCATTGGGGCGGTCGTCTATGCCAGTTATTGGGTGATACTGCTGACTTTGTATGCAGTGCTCATAAACAAGTGTGGTAAAAGGAAGAAGGAAACACACTACGATATGGTGCTGGACGTTTGA